The Kluyveromyces marxianus DMKU3-1042 DNA, complete genome, chromosome 6 genome window below encodes:
- the MIC26 gene encoding Mic26p: MAPNFYREIDLVKEQVIPPQQEVVLSSSAKEAAPQNIGSKTLSYELQDILGENKLAYGISLRTPEPLMNFFGKLRTSLTKTINCVEQKIDSSSKLYYDKERKITSAVAELHSDPREKLLPGFTYVLVASMSGSILTRNRNIFLRFTTPLLFGVSCFAYVLPTTFRNTKNLAYDVEKRNFPAFVQTQDNLYSGARKAVCSTAHYTSTFVSTVQKGYQKTNTAIKEWTGLNV; encoded by the coding sequence ATGGCTCCAAATTTCTATCGCGAAATCGATTTGGTTAAGGAACAAGTGATTCCTCCACAACAAGAGGTGGTGCTTTCTTCCAGCGCAAAGGAAGCTGCTCCACAAAACATTGGGTCTAAGACGCTTTCATACGAATTGCAGGATATTCTAGGAGAAAATAAGCTAGCATATGGAATTTCTTTGAGAACTCCGGAACCATTGATGAATTTCTTTGGCAAGTTGCGCACTTCTTTGACCAAAACCATTAACTGTGTCGAGCAAAAAATCGATAGTTCTTCGAAGCTCTACTACGAtaaggaaaggaaaattACATCGGCTGTTGCAGAGCTGCATAGTGATCCAAGAGAAAAGCTTCTACCTGGTTTCACCTATGTCTTGGTTGCTTCCATGTCCGGATCGATCCTtacaagaaatagaaatatCTTCCTAAGGTTCACAACACCATTGTTGTTCGGAGTCTCTTGTTTCGCATACGTGTTGCCAACAACGTTCCGTAACACGAAGAACTTGGCCTACGATGTAGAGAAGCGCAACTTCCCTGCCTTTGTTCAAACACAGGACAATTTATACAGCGGTGCTAGAAAAGCCGTGTGCTCCACCGCACATTACACTAGCACTTTTGTTTCTACCGTGCAAAAGGGCTaccaaaaaacaaatacCGCTATTAAAGAGTGGACTGGTCTAAACGTCTAA